Proteins co-encoded in one Hymenobacter swuensis DY53 genomic window:
- the queG gene encoding tRNA epoxyqueuosine(34) reductase QueG: MLPTAHYTAFIKRRAAELGFMYCGISKAGFLEEEAPRLENWLNRNMHGQMAYMANHFDKRLDPRLLVDGAKSVISLLLNYYPPEEQQQPEDTLKVSKYAYGRDYHFVIKDKLKTLLHDMQQEIGEVGGRCFVDSAPVMDKAWAQKSGLGWMGKNTNLIRPGTGSFFFIAELIVDVELDYDGPIKDYCGTCTKCVDACPTQAITEPYVVDGSRCISYFTIELKDQIPREVDGKFGNWVFGCDICQDVCPWNRFSKPHQEPQFTAHPALKDLTRGDWREITHELFSELFRQSAVKRTGYAGLQRNIRFVLGEEAPTGPVLPSSNEPRM, from the coding sequence ATGCTTCCCACTGCCCATTACACCGCTTTTATCAAACGCCGGGCGGCGGAGTTGGGGTTTATGTACTGCGGTATTAGCAAGGCCGGGTTTCTGGAGGAGGAAGCGCCGCGGCTGGAAAACTGGCTGAACCGCAACATGCACGGGCAGATGGCCTACATGGCCAACCACTTTGATAAGCGCCTCGACCCGCGCCTGCTGGTGGACGGGGCCAAGTCAGTCATTTCGCTGCTGCTGAACTATTACCCGCCTGAGGAGCAGCAGCAGCCCGAGGATACGCTCAAAGTCAGCAAGTATGCCTACGGCCGCGACTACCATTTCGTCATCAAGGATAAGCTCAAAACCCTCCTGCACGATATGCAGCAGGAGATAGGGGAGGTGGGTGGCCGCTGCTTCGTGGATTCGGCCCCGGTGATGGACAAGGCCTGGGCCCAGAAGAGCGGCCTGGGCTGGATGGGCAAGAATACCAACCTGATCCGGCCTGGCACCGGCAGCTTCTTCTTCATTGCCGAGCTGATTGTGGACGTGGAACTGGATTACGACGGCCCCATTAAAGACTACTGCGGCACCTGCACCAAGTGCGTGGACGCCTGCCCCACCCAGGCCATCACCGAGCCCTACGTGGTGGACGGCAGCAGGTGCATCAGCTACTTCACTATCGAGTTGAAAGACCAGATTCCGCGCGAAGTGGATGGTAAATTCGGTAACTGGGTGTTCGGCTGCGACATCTGCCAAGATGTGTGCCCCTGGAACCGCTTCTCGAAGCCTCACCAGGAGCCGCAGTTCACGGCCCACCCGGCCCTGAAGGATCTCACGCGCGGCGACTGGCGGGAAATCACCCACGAGCTGTTTTCGGAGCTGTTCCGGCAGTCGGCGGTGAAGCGCACGGGCTACGCGGGCCTGCAGCGCAACATCCGGTTTGTGCTGGGCGAAGAGGCACCTACCGGTCCGGTGCTACCTTCCTCCAATGAACCCCGCATGTAA
- the ruvB gene encoding Holliday junction branch migration DNA helicase RuvB, translating into MREPYMTGGNDHMDASEKDIDKALRPLSFDDFAGQGKVVENLKVFVAAAKHRGEALDHVLLHGPPGLGKTTLSHIIANELESGIKMTSGPVLDKPSDLAGLLTNLEPNDVLFIDEIHRLNPVVEEYLYSAMEDYRIDIMLDSGPNARSVQISLSPFTLIGATTRSGMLTSPLRARFGISSRLEYYDSKLLTSIVQRSADILGTPIYEDAAFEIARRSRGTPRIANNLLRRTRDFAQIKGTGTITREIAEFALNALDVDQNGLDEMDIRILSTIIDKFKGGPVGLSTIATACGDEAETIEEVYEPFLIQEGFIKRTSRGREATELAYQHLGRPMPQHLRGNTATGELF; encoded by the coding sequence ATGCGCGAACCGTATATGACCGGGGGAAACGACCATATGGACGCCTCCGAAAAGGACATTGACAAGGCCCTGCGGCCGCTTTCCTTTGATGATTTTGCTGGCCAGGGCAAGGTGGTGGAAAACCTGAAGGTATTCGTGGCCGCCGCTAAGCACCGCGGCGAAGCCCTCGACCACGTGCTGCTGCACGGGCCTCCCGGCCTGGGCAAAACCACTCTCTCGCACATCATTGCCAACGAGCTGGAATCGGGTATCAAGATGACCAGCGGCCCGGTGCTCGATAAGCCTTCCGACCTAGCTGGCCTGCTCACCAACCTGGAGCCCAACGACGTGCTCTTCATCGACGAGATTCACCGCCTCAATCCGGTGGTGGAGGAGTATCTGTACTCGGCCATGGAGGACTACCGCATCGACATTATGCTCGATTCGGGTCCGAATGCGCGGTCGGTGCAGATTTCCTTGTCGCCGTTCACGCTCATCGGGGCCACCACCCGCTCGGGCATGCTTACCTCGCCGTTGCGGGCCCGCTTCGGCATCAGTTCCCGCCTGGAGTACTACGATTCCAAGCTGCTCACCAGCATCGTGCAGCGCTCGGCCGATATTCTGGGCACGCCGATTTACGAAGACGCGGCCTTTGAAATTGCGCGCCGCTCGCGTGGTACCCCGCGCATTGCTAACAACCTGCTGCGCCGCACCCGCGACTTCGCCCAGATCAAAGGCACCGGCACCATCACCCGCGAAATTGCCGAGTTTGCCCTCAACGCCCTCGACGTGGACCAGAACGGCCTCGATGAGATGGACATCCGCATCCTGAGCACCATCATCGACAAGTTCAAGGGCGGACCCGTGGGCCTGAGCACCATTGCCACCGCCTGCGGCGACGAGGCCGAAACCATTGAGGAGGTGTACGAGCCCTTCCTCATCCAGGAAGGCTTCATCAAGCGCACCAGCCGCGGCCGCGAAGCCACCGAACTTGCCTACCAGCACCTCGGTCGCCCCATGCCCCAGCACCTGCGCGGGAACACGGCCACAGGAGAGTTGTTTTAG